The nucleotide window CTGGAAGGGGTGGAGCGCAAGTACGATTCCGTCATTCTCGGCAATACCGGCTATATTGTAACCGAGCGCGACGCCCTGGGACGCAATATTGCCCTGAAAAATGTGCTGGTCAAGAATTCGTCGCCCGGCAAAAACCTGATCCTGACGCTGGACATGACCATCCAGCACATTGCCGAGAAAGAGCTGGCCAAGGCGGTTACCACCAGCCAGGGCAAGAACGGCATGGCGCTGGTGATGGAATCCGATACCGGCAGAATTCTGGCGATGGCCAATTACCCGGCATTCAACCCCAATGCCTTTTCGCATTATCCGCAGGCCTTTCTGCGCAACCGGATCGTGGCCGACAGCTTCGAGCCGGGATCGACCTTCAAGATATTTCTGCTGGCAGCAGCCATGGAAGAACGGCTCATCAAGCCAGGGGATGTACTTAACTGCGAGAACGGCAGTTATCGCGTCGCTGATCGTACCATCCATGACACCCACAGCTATGCGCGTCTGACGGTGGCGGAGATCCTCAAGTATTCGAGCAATATCGGGGCAGCCAAGATCGGATTCAAGCTGGGGGACGAACGGCTCTTCCAATACCTGCGGAACTTCGGTTTCGGCGAGCGTTCCGGCATCGATCTGCCGGGAGAATCGCCGGGCAACCTGCGCGACAAGCGCCGCTGGTACGGTGTCGACCTTGCCACCATCTCCTTTGGGCAGGGGGTGTCAGCCTCGGCTATCCAGCTCGCAGCGGCGGTATCGGCAGTGGCGAACGGCGGCAATCTGATGAAACCCTACGTGGTCGAGCGTATCCTGGACGACAGCGGCCAGGAGGTTCGAAAAATCGAGCCACAGATCGTGCGCCGGGTGATCTCTCCCGAAACGGCTGCGCAGGTGACCAAAATGATGGAGGGGGTCACCATCGATGGTGGAACCGGGCTCAACGCTGCTGTTGAAGGCTTTCGCGTGGCCGGCAAGACCGGTACGGCCCAGAAGGTCGATCCCGTGACCCGCGGCTATTCGGCTACCAAGCGTACTGCTTCGTTTATAGGGTTCATCCCGGCCGACAAGCCCAAGCTGACCATCCTGGTGGTGGTGGATGAGCCGAAGACCAGCCCCTATGGCGGTGTCGTGGCTGCCCCGGCCTTTCACGAAATAGCTCTGAACTCGCTGGCCTATCTGAAGATCGTACCGCCCGGAGCGGCAGACAAGCCCAGGGTAATGGAGGCCAAGGCAGCACAACAAAAGACCGCACCCCCCCCGCCGCAGGATGCAATGATCGAAGGGGGTGCCATGGAAGAGCCGGGCGCCGGTGCGGTGGTCATGCCTGATTTCCGGGGTATGAGCATGCGCACGGTGCTGCAGGTGATGGAAAAACGAAAGATAAACATCAGGCTGATGGGCAGCGGCCGGGCAACGGAGCAAAACCCGATGCCGGGGCAGACCATCAGGGGTGGCGACGAGGTCTGGATTAAATTCACCCCCTCAGCGTAATGATCACAACCTGCCTGCCGTCGGCGGGTTGTGCCATTTTTGCGAATTGCAACAGGCGGAATTGTTGCCTGAAACGAACAAAGCGATCGCCTGCTGACTCCCTTCTTTGGCGATTGAGACGTAACATCGCATCCCCCGATTGTGGGATAATGAAATCGAAGCTGTTACACCACTACTTTACATCAAGGGCGGTAGATCGTATGACTCTCTCTCAACTGCTCAGCCCGCTTGCCGATTGCGAACTCCACGGACAAGGCGTTCCGGAGATCAGCGGCGTTACCTGCGATTCCCGCGGCGTGGCTCCGGGATCGCTCTTCTTTGCACTGCGGGGAACCAGCTTCGACGGCCATAATTATGTCGCTGCGGCTGTGGAGGCGGGTGCCGCGGCAGTGGTGCTGGAGGATCCCTCCTTTGCACCGGCAACGATTCCGTGGGTGCGGGTGCCGGACGGACGCGCGGCCATGGCCGCCATATCGGCCGAGTTCTACGGCAATCCGACTGCCGGGCTGCCGCTGGTCGGCATCACCGGGACCAACGGCAAGACCACGACCACCTATCTTCTGGAAGGTATTCTGACGGCCGCGGGCCTCCCTCCTGCCGTGCTGGGAACCATCAGCTACCGTTTCGGGGATACCAGCATCGAAGCATCCCACACCACGCCGGAATCGACCGAGCTGCAGGCCGCTTTCAGAACGCTGGACAATGCCGGCGCTCGGGCCTTTGTGATGGAGGTCTCCTCCCATGCGCTTGAACAGAAGCGGGTGGATGGTTGCCACTTCGACGTGGGGGTCTTCACCAACCTGACCCGCGACCATCTGGACTACCACAAGACCATGGAGAGCTACCTGGACTCCAAGCTGCGCCTGTTCAGGGAACTGCTCCGTACGGCGCCGGTCAAGCCGCAGCGCCGGGCAGCGGTCAATATGGACGACGAATATGGTGCCCGGGTGGCAGCGGCTGCCGTCTGTCCGGTCATCACCTATGGTGTCGACTTCGCAGGGGATGTACGGGCAGCCAATGTCACCTCCTCCGTCAGCGGCATCAGCGGAACGCTGGTCACTCCCGCAGGGGAAATTCCCTTTGAGTCACGTTTGCTGGGCAAGTTCAATCTTTCCAATATTCTGGCGGCTGCAGCTGCCGGTATCGCACTTGACCTGCCGCTGGAAGCGATCAAAACCGGCATCGAGCAGCATGCCACGGTTCCGGGGCGGATGGAGCGGGTCGACAACAGTCACGGCGTCACACTGCTGGTGGATTATGCCCATACCGGGGATGCCCTGGAAAATGTGCTGTCAACCCTGCAGGAGTTGAAAACCGGACGC belongs to Geobacter sp. SVR and includes:
- a CDS encoding penicillin-binding protein codes for the protein MKEDREKWARTRIIIIGTCFGLLFLAVTVQAFRLQILQHEEMVKKADRQHQRVVPLTPARGTIMDRNGNNLAVSVEMDSCYAEPRNIQDLEGTAAVLAPFLGTTQQELLRKLNGNRNFVWLERRLTPEQAVRIKNLKLRGIGFAPETKRFYPNLEVAAHVIGFTGLDPVGLEGVERKYDSVILGNTGYIVTERDALGRNIALKNVLVKNSSPGKNLILTLDMTIQHIAEKELAKAVTTSQGKNGMALVMESDTGRILAMANYPAFNPNAFSHYPQAFLRNRIVADSFEPGSTFKIFLLAAAMEERLIKPGDVLNCENGSYRVADRTIHDTHSYARLTVAEILKYSSNIGAAKIGFKLGDERLFQYLRNFGFGERSGIDLPGESPGNLRDKRRWYGVDLATISFGQGVSASAIQLAAAVSAVANGGNLMKPYVVERILDDSGQEVRKIEPQIVRRVISPETAAQVTKMMEGVTIDGGTGLNAAVEGFRVAGKTGTAQKVDPVTRGYSATKRTASFIGFIPADKPKLTILVVVDEPKTSPYGGVVAAPAFHEIALNSLAYLKIVPPGAADKPRVMEAKAAQQKTAPPPPQDAMIEGGAMEEPGAGAVVMPDFRGMSMRTVLQVMEKRKINIRLMGSGRATEQNPMPGQTIRGGDEVWIKFTPSA
- a CDS encoding UDP-N-acetylmuramoyl-L-alanyl-D-glutamate--2,6-diaminopimelate ligase — protein: MTLSQLLSPLADCELHGQGVPEISGVTCDSRGVAPGSLFFALRGTSFDGHNYVAAAVEAGAAAVVLEDPSFAPATIPWVRVPDGRAAMAAISAEFYGNPTAGLPLVGITGTNGKTTTTYLLEGILTAAGLPPAVLGTISYRFGDTSIEASHTTPESTELQAAFRTLDNAGARAFVMEVSSHALEQKRVDGCHFDVGVFTNLTRDHLDYHKTMESYLDSKLRLFRELLRTAPVKPQRRAAVNMDDEYGARVAAAAVCPVITYGVDFAGDVRAANVTSSVSGISGTLVTPAGEIPFESRLLGKFNLSNILAAAAAGIALDLPLEAIKTGIEQHATVPGRMERVDNSHGVTLLVDYAHTGDALENVLSTLQELKTGRIITVFGCGGDRDPGKRPIMGSIAARMSDIAIVTSDNPRTEDPFAILDQVRAGIVPLRLCEFSPDQIDAGGVEKGFTMLENRREAIRLAVRLARPGDIVLLAGKGHEDYQIIGRTKHHFDDREEARQAFAELLP